Genomic segment of Prochlorothrix hollandica PCC 9006 = CALU 1027:
CTGGGGACTTTTAGGCGTGCTTTGACCCTGGATAGTTTGGGCTAAGATCTATCGGCTCTAGTGGCGTAACACGGCTTATTTGGGGTGATGTCATTTGGGGTGATGTCATTTGGGGTGATGTCATTTGGGGTGATGACTTCAGCGCGTAGGTTAGGTTGAGGGGGTGCATCCCGCTGGGGCTGCCCTCACCCTCAATCCCTCTCCCAGAACGGAAGAGGGACTGTGAACATTCTGACTCCCCATCTTCTGCCCTGGGAGACGGGGCTGGGGAACGAGGGATGAAGAGCACACGGCCTGGGGTTTCTAGTGCCCGATCGAGTCGTATGGTGTGCCCCCTCCGGGGGCACACCACACCAAGGGTTTCAGCCATCGAGAGGTCTACAACTGATTTAGGGTTGCTGTAGCCGATTAGTACTTATAGCTATCGGTTTTGTAAGGACCATCCACCGACACATTGATGTACTTGGCTTGGGCATCGGTAAGCTGGGTAATCACACCGCCAAAGCCTTCCACCATATAGCGAGCTACTTCTTCGTCCAAGTGCTTGGGCAAGATTTCCACCGTCAGCGCCTGGGCCTGCTCAGCGGGGGGCAGATCGGCAAACTTGCGCTCATAGAGGAAGATTTGGGCCAGCACCTGGTTGGCAAAGGACCCATCCATAATGCGGGACGGGTGACCCGTGGCGTTGCCCAGGTTGACCAAGCGACCCTCCGACAGCAGAATCAGGAAGTCCTGGGAGTCATCACTGCGGTAGACCTGATGCACCTGGGGCTTCACTTCTTCCCAGCGCCACTCTTTGCGCATAAAGGCGGTATCAATTTCATTGTCAAAGTGGCCAATATTGCAGACCACGGCCCCTTTTTTCAGAGCTTTGAGCATATTGGAGTCACAGACATTGTAGTTACCGGTGGTGGTCACCACCAAGTCGGTGTTCCCCAACAAGGCTTGATCAACGCTCTCGATCGTGCCATCATTTTTGCCATTGAGGAAGGGAGACACCACCTCATAGCCATCCATACAGGCTTGCATGGCACAGATGGGATCAACTTCGCTGACTTTGACGATCATGCCTTCTTGGCGCAGGGAGGCAGCGGACCCCTTGCCCACATCACCATAGCCAATGACCAAGGCTTTCTTACCGGCCAGCAGGTGGTCAACGCCGCGCTTAATGGCA
This window contains:
- the ahcY gene encoding adenosylhomocysteinase; amino-acid sequence: MTTQVTTRDQAIAAVKTQDYKVADITLADWGRKEIAIAESEMPALMTIRAKYRDSKPLQGAKIIGCIHMTIQTAVLIETLQELGAEVRWSSCNIFSTQDHAAAAIAAAGIPVYAWKGETETEYMWCIEQTCRAPNGELWDANMILDDGGDLTGYIHEQYPDMLKQIHGVTEETTTGVHRLLEMLDKGTLKIPAVNVNDAVTKSKNDNRYGCRHSLNDAIKRGVDHLLAGKKALVIGYGDVGKGSAASLRQEGMIVKVSEVDPICAMQACMDGYEVVSPFLNGKNDGTIESVDQALLGNTDLVVTTTGNYNVCDSNMLKALKKGAVVCNIGHFDNEIDTAFMRKEWRWEEVKPQVHQVYRSDDSQDFLILLSEGRLVNLGNATGHPSRIMDGSFANQVLAQIFLYERKFADLPPAEQAQALTVEILPKHLDEEVARYMVEGFGGVITQLTDAQAKYINVSVDGPYKTDSYKY